Proteins found in one Tsukamurella paurometabola DSM 20162 genomic segment:
- a CDS encoding MazG family protein: MSGTIVLLDPALPGYVPIEAVAHLSAGSVFYTEELPVRVAWNLPGARPVLDGAVPADAVIVSSDPEHPAVVTLRAAGADVITGRRPAGLDVLDAVALIDTLRTVGPWESEQTHASLLRYLVEETYELADAVSALETSESGDAERAELRSELGDLLLQVIFHARIAQEASRGPFGIDEVARTLTAKVRRRTPHLADGTEVDVATQADNWERQKQLEKQERDEASVLDSISLGQPALALAGKIFERLRSAGFPAELVPEYVRTITVDPAAQDRSAELEYRERLLDFVARVRSAEARMASGEVDSWASAWDDAPTGNPEGPAGR, translated from the coding sequence ATGAGCGGCACCATCGTCCTCCTCGACCCGGCCCTCCCCGGCTACGTACCGATCGAGGCCGTCGCCCACCTGAGCGCCGGATCGGTGTTCTACACCGAAGAGCTTCCCGTCCGCGTGGCATGGAACCTGCCCGGCGCGCGCCCGGTGCTCGACGGTGCCGTGCCGGCGGACGCCGTCATCGTCTCGTCCGACCCCGAGCATCCCGCGGTTGTCACGCTCCGGGCGGCGGGTGCCGATGTGATCACCGGCCGCCGGCCCGCCGGGCTGGATGTGCTCGACGCGGTCGCCCTGATCGATACGCTGCGCACCGTCGGGCCGTGGGAATCGGAGCAGACCCATGCGAGCCTGCTGCGCTATCTGGTCGAGGAGACCTACGAACTCGCCGACGCGGTGAGCGCGCTCGAGACTTCCGAGTCCGGGGACGCCGAGCGGGCCGAGCTGCGCAGCGAGCTGGGCGACCTGCTGCTGCAGGTGATCTTCCACGCGCGGATCGCGCAGGAGGCGAGCCGCGGCCCCTTCGGCATCGATGAGGTCGCGCGCACCCTGACCGCGAAGGTGCGCCGCCGCACCCCGCACCTGGCCGATGGGACCGAGGTTGACGTGGCGACCCAGGCCGATAATTGGGAACGACAGAAGCAACTCGAGAAGCAGGAGCGCGACGAGGCGTCCGTGCTCGACTCCATTTCGCTCGGGCAGCCCGCGCTCGCCCTGGCCGGGAAAATCTTCGAGCGGCTCCGGTCCGCGGGCTTCCCCGCCGAGCTGGTGCCCGAGTATGTGCGGACCATCACCGTAGACCCGGCGGCCCAGGACCGGTCGGCGGAGCTGGAGTATCGCGAGCGGCTCCTCGACTTCGTGGCTCGAGTACGTTCGGCCGAGGCCCGGATGGCATCCGGCGAGGTAGACTCGTGGGCCTCAGCCTGGGATGACGCTCCCACCGGGAACCCCGAGGGCCCCGCCGGACGTTGA
- a CDS encoding lytic transglycosylase domain-containing protein, whose protein sequence is MISTRVRAAVVAVAAMTLASCGAIGQRIDIPDGIPPGPGAPVPYINVNGPGRTAELLRDWATPISVATGIPRISLEAYGNAAEAMRQRTPECGIAWTTLAGIAFIESKHGTFRGATVAPDGKVSPPIRGVPLDGTNGNQEILATGTDPHRPNAKYDAAMGPFQFIPETWKRFGVDANGDGRPDPDNIDDAALTAARYLCVSGGDLTTARGWEKGVMVYNQSRKYLVDVRDAAAAYSVNVQP, encoded by the coding sequence ATGATCAGTACCCGCGTGCGCGCGGCCGTCGTCGCGGTCGCGGCGATGACACTCGCCTCGTGCGGAGCTATCGGTCAGCGCATAGACATCCCCGACGGCATCCCGCCCGGCCCCGGTGCCCCGGTGCCGTACATCAACGTCAACGGTCCCGGCCGTACCGCGGAACTGCTCCGCGACTGGGCGACGCCGATCAGCGTGGCGACGGGCATCCCCCGGATCTCGCTCGAGGCTTACGGCAATGCCGCCGAAGCGATGCGCCAGCGCACCCCCGAGTGCGGGATCGCGTGGACGACGCTCGCCGGGATCGCCTTCATCGAGAGCAAGCACGGGACCTTCCGCGGCGCCACCGTCGCGCCCGACGGCAAGGTGTCGCCGCCGATCCGTGGCGTACCGCTCGACGGCACCAACGGTAACCAGGAGATCCTGGCCACCGGCACCGACCCGCACCGGCCGAACGCGAAGTACGACGCCGCCATGGGGCCCTTCCAGTTCATCCCCGAAACCTGGAAGCGGTTCGGCGTGGATGCCAACGGCGACGGTCGGCCGGATCCCGACAACATCGACGACGCCGCACTCACCGCAGCCCGGTACCTGTGCGTATCGGGCGGCGACCTCACCACTGCCCGGGGATGGGAGAAGGGCGTGATGGTCTACAACCAGTCGCGCAAGTACCTCGTGGACGTACGTGACGCCGCCGCGGCGTACTCGGTGAACGTCCAGCCCTGA
- the glmU gene encoding bifunctional UDP-N-acetylglucosamine diphosphorylase/glucosamine-1-phosphate N-acetyltransferase GlmU — protein MTNGTAVVILAAGAGTRMRSKTPKVLHVIAGRTLLGHALHAASGTRPDHLVVVVGHDRERVSEAALGTASELDHEILVAVQEEQRGTGDAVQAGLSVLPAGFSGTVIVTAADVPLLDTATLSELLVTHTSGDGAAVTVLTTAVDDPTGYGRVLRTQDGQVTQIVEQKDATPEQLAITEINSGVYAFDHAQLVAALAQLRPDNSQGELYLTDVIGIARASGQLVRGDHIDDDMLVAGCNDRIQLSQLGRELNRRIVERHQLGGVTVVDPASTYIDVDVEIAPDVVIQPGTHLRGATSIAEDAVIGPDTTLVDTEVGAGASVLRSEVHLSVIGENATVGPFSYLRPNTDLGPKGKIGAFAETKNARIGTGSKIPHLSYIGDATIGEGSNIGCATVTVNYDGVNKHRTVIGDHVRIGSDTMLIAPVEVGDGAYSGAGTVIKRDVPPGALAVSAADQRNIEEWVLRRRPGTSSADAAQKAIARIDEQ, from the coding sequence ATGACGAACGGCACGGCGGTAGTGATCCTCGCCGCAGGCGCGGGCACCCGGATGCGCTCGAAGACCCCCAAAGTGCTCCACGTCATCGCGGGGCGCACCCTGCTCGGCCACGCCCTGCACGCCGCGTCCGGCACCCGCCCCGATCACCTGGTCGTGGTCGTCGGCCACGACCGGGAGCGGGTCTCCGAGGCGGCCCTCGGGACCGCCTCCGAACTGGACCACGAGATCCTGGTCGCCGTCCAGGAGGAGCAGCGCGGGACCGGCGACGCCGTGCAGGCCGGCCTGTCGGTGCTACCCGCCGGCTTCTCGGGCACCGTGATCGTGACCGCCGCCGACGTACCGCTCCTCGACACGGCGACACTCTCCGAGCTGCTCGTCACGCACACCTCCGGTGACGGCGCCGCCGTCACCGTGCTCACCACCGCGGTCGACGACCCCACCGGCTACGGCCGCGTGCTGCGCACGCAGGACGGACAGGTCACCCAGATCGTCGAGCAGAAGGACGCGACGCCCGAACAGCTCGCGATCACGGAGATCAACTCCGGTGTGTACGCCTTCGATCACGCCCAGCTCGTTGCCGCACTGGCTCAGCTGCGGCCCGACAATTCGCAGGGCGAGTTGTACCTCACCGACGTCATCGGCATCGCCCGCGCGTCCGGCCAGTTGGTGCGCGGCGACCACATCGACGACGACATGCTGGTGGCCGGATGCAACGACCGGATCCAGCTCTCCCAGCTCGGCCGGGAACTGAACCGCCGGATCGTCGAGCGGCACCAGCTGGGCGGCGTCACCGTCGTCGACCCGGCGAGCACCTACATCGACGTCGATGTCGAGATCGCGCCCGACGTGGTGATCCAGCCCGGCACGCACTTGCGCGGCGCCACGTCGATCGCCGAGGACGCGGTGATCGGTCCCGACACCACCCTGGTCGACACGGAGGTCGGCGCCGGGGCCAGCGTGCTCCGCAGCGAGGTGCACCTGTCCGTGATCGGCGAGAACGCCACCGTCGGACCGTTCAGCTACCTGCGGCCCAACACCGACCTGGGCCCCAAGGGAAAGATCGGCGCCTTCGCCGAGACGAAGAACGCGCGGATCGGGACGGGCAGCAAGATCCCGCACCTGAGCTACATCGGCGATGCCACCATCGGCGAGGGCAGCAACATCGGATGCGCCACGGTGACGGTGAATTACGACGGGGTGAACAAACATCGAACCGTGATCGGCGACCATGTGCGCATCGGCTCGGACACGATGCTGATCGCGCCGGTGGAGGTGGGCGACGGGGCGTACAGCGGGGCGGGTACCGTGATCAAGCGCGACGTGCCGCCGGGAGCCCTGGCGGTCTCCGCCGCGGATCAGCGAAACATCGAGGAATGGGTACTTCGCCGGCGCCCGGGCACGAGCTCAGCCGACGCAGCCCAGAAGGCTATCGCGAGGATTGACGAGCAGTGA
- a CDS encoding ribose-phosphate diphosphokinase: MNNWIDNQKNLMLFSGRAHPELAQQVADELGVEVTPQTARDFANGEIFVRFEESVRGSDAFVLQSAPYPVNQWVMETLIMIDALKRGSAKRITAILPFYPYARQDKKHRGREPISARLIADLFKTAGADRIITVDLHTDQIQGFFDGPVDHMHAQTMLADYVREHYGTDNMVVVSPDAGRVKVGEKWADALDGAPLAFVHKTRDPNVANQVKSNRVVGDVAGRTCVLIDDMIDTGGTIAGAVGVLKEAGAKDVIIATTHGVFSEPATERLANCGAREVIATNTLPIPAEKHFPTLTVLPIAPLLARTIREVFENGSVTSLFNGNA, translated from the coding sequence GTGAACAACTGGATCGATAACCAGAAGAACCTGATGCTGTTCTCGGGCCGTGCCCACCCCGAGCTGGCGCAGCAGGTCGCCGACGAGCTCGGTGTCGAGGTCACCCCGCAGACGGCACGCGATTTCGCCAACGGCGAGATCTTCGTCCGATTCGAGGAGTCCGTGCGCGGCAGCGACGCCTTCGTGCTGCAGAGCGCGCCGTACCCGGTCAATCAGTGGGTCATGGAGACGCTGATCATGATCGACGCGCTCAAGCGCGGTTCGGCGAAGCGGATCACCGCGATCCTGCCGTTCTATCCGTACGCCCGCCAGGACAAGAAGCACCGCGGCCGCGAGCCCATCTCCGCCCGCCTCATCGCCGACCTGTTCAAGACCGCGGGAGCCGACCGGATCATCACCGTCGACCTGCACACCGACCAGATCCAGGGCTTCTTCGACGGCCCCGTCGACCACATGCACGCGCAGACGATGCTGGCCGACTACGTGCGCGAGCACTACGGCACCGACAACATGGTGGTCGTGAGCCCCGACGCCGGTCGCGTCAAGGTGGGTGAGAAGTGGGCCGACGCGCTCGACGGTGCGCCGCTGGCCTTCGTGCACAAGACTCGTGACCCCAACGTCGCCAACCAGGTCAAGAGCAACCGCGTCGTGGGCGACGTCGCCGGCCGCACCTGCGTGCTGATCGACGACATGATCGACACCGGCGGCACGATCGCCGGCGCCGTCGGCGTGCTCAAGGAGGCCGGCGCTAAGGACGTGATCATCGCGACCACGCACGGCGTCTTCTCCGAGCCCGCCACCGAGCGGCTCGCGAACTGCGGCGCGCGCGAGGTGATCGCGACCAACACGCTCCCGATCCCGGCAGAGAAGCACTTCCCCACGCTCACCGTGCTGCCGATCGCCCCGCTGCTCGCCCGCACCATCCGCGAGGTGTTCGAGAACGGCTCGGTGACCAGCCTGTTCAACGGCAACGCGTAG
- the arsC gene encoding arsenate reductase (glutaredoxin) (This arsenate reductase requires both glutathione and glutaredoxin to convert arsenate to arsenite, after which the efflux transporter formed by ArsA and ArsB can extrude the arsenite from the cell, providing resistance.): protein MDATIYHNPRCTKSRQALARLEEAGATVTVVKYLDQVPSKAQLRTLIEDAGLTVRQAVRTREAEYKDLGLADATDDQLLDAMIAHPKLIERPFVVTGKGTRMARPTEAIDEIL, encoded by the coding sequence ATGGATGCGACGATCTACCACAACCCCCGCTGCACCAAGTCCCGCCAGGCACTCGCCCGGCTGGAGGAGGCCGGGGCGACGGTGACCGTGGTCAAGTACCTCGACCAGGTTCCGTCCAAGGCGCAGCTGAGAACGCTGATCGAGGACGCCGGGCTCACCGTGCGGCAGGCGGTACGCACCCGCGAGGCCGAGTACAAGGACCTCGGGCTGGCCGATGCCACCGACGATCAACTGCTCGACGCAATGATCGCGCACCCGAAGCTGATCGAGCGGCCCTTCGTGGTGACCGGCAAGGGCACCCGGATGGCCCGCCCCACCGAGGCGATCGACGAGATCCTCTAG
- a CDS encoding LysR family transcriptional regulator, whose protein sequence is MLFRQLEYFVALARERHFARAASACYVSQPALSEAIRKLERELDVPLVLRGSSFEGLTPEGERLVPWARRILADRDALEHEVTALRTGLTGELTLGVIPAAATSATQLTDPFCAAHPLVRVRMWAGLRSADVVERIRRFELDAGIIYPDGIDADGLTVTPLYTDRHVVLAHEDLLPEGDGALSWSDAAQLPMCLLHSGMRGRDLIDEVATAHGVRFAPRLESDSVATLVAMVGAGRWATIVPRAWLATYRAPSDTRVVELAAPPGELGDRAELAARVALVRQAGEPESVLARALADSAPNGG, encoded by the coding sequence ATGCTTTTCCGGCAGCTCGAGTACTTCGTCGCCCTGGCCCGGGAGCGTCACTTCGCCCGTGCCGCGAGCGCCTGTTACGTCTCGCAGCCCGCGCTGTCGGAAGCGATCCGCAAGCTCGAACGCGAGCTCGACGTGCCGCTGGTGCTTCGCGGCTCCTCGTTCGAGGGCCTGACCCCCGAGGGTGAACGGCTGGTCCCCTGGGCGCGACGCATCCTGGCCGACCGGGATGCACTCGAACACGAGGTGACCGCGCTACGCACCGGGTTGACGGGGGAACTCACGCTCGGGGTGATCCCGGCGGCCGCGACATCGGCCACCCAACTCACCGACCCGTTCTGCGCCGCGCACCCCCTGGTCCGGGTGCGGATGTGGGCGGGGTTGCGCTCGGCCGATGTGGTCGAGCGGATCCGCCGGTTCGAGCTGGATGCCGGGATCATCTACCCCGACGGGATCGATGCGGACGGGCTCACCGTGACACCGTTGTACACCGACCGGCACGTCGTGCTCGCCCACGAGGATCTGCTACCCGAGGGCGACGGTGCGCTCTCGTGGTCCGATGCGGCCCAACTACCGATGTGCCTGCTGCACAGCGGAATGCGCGGTCGAGACCTGATCGACGAGGTGGCCACAGCACACGGCGTACGGTTCGCGCCGCGCCTGGAATCGGATTCCGTTGCCACGCTCGTCGCGATGGTGGGCGCCGGCCGGTGGGCCACGATCGTGCCGCGGGCCTGGCTCGCGACCTACCGCGCACCGTCGGACACCCGGGTGGTCGAACTGGCCGCACCGCCCGGCGAGCTGGGCGATCGCGCCGAGCTCGCGGCACGGGTGGCCCTGGTGCGCCAGGCTGGGGAGCCCGAATCGGTGCTCGCCCGAGCGCTCGCGGACAGCGCCCCGAACGGCGGCTGA
- a CDS encoding NAD-dependent formate dehydrogenase, translating into MAKILCVLYPDPVTGYPPEYARDSIPMVEAYPDGQPMPSPATIDFTPGELLGCVSGELGLRKYLEAAGHELVVTSDKDGAEFERHLADAEVVISQPFWPAYLSAERIAKAPNLKLALTAGIGSDHVDLDAAIKSGITVAEVTYSNSISVAEHAVMQILTLVRNFVPSYKWVIEGGWNIADCVERAYDLEGMDVGVIAAGRIGQAVLRRLAPFGVRLHYFDTRRLPLELEQELNLTFHDSVESLVSSVDVVDVHAPLHPSTYHMFDADLLATMRRGSYIVNTARAEIMVRDDVVAALESGRLAGYAGDVWYPQPPAADHPWRTMPHHAMTPHVSGTTLSAQARYAAGAREILEDFFAGSPIRDEYLIVDGGALAGVGAASYTADGKASPGAGA; encoded by the coding sequence ATGGCGAAGATTCTGTGTGTCCTGTACCCCGACCCGGTTACCGGCTACCCGCCCGAGTACGCCCGAGACTCCATTCCGATGGTCGAGGCCTACCCCGACGGGCAGCCGATGCCCTCCCCCGCCACGATCGACTTCACCCCGGGTGAGCTCCTCGGCTGCGTCTCCGGCGAACTGGGCCTGCGGAAGTACCTGGAGGCCGCGGGCCACGAACTGGTCGTGACCTCCGACAAGGACGGCGCCGAGTTCGAGCGCCACCTCGCGGACGCGGAAGTGGTGATCTCACAGCCCTTCTGGCCCGCCTACCTCTCCGCCGAGCGGATCGCCAAGGCACCCAACCTCAAGCTCGCCCTCACTGCCGGAATCGGTTCCGACCACGTCGATCTCGATGCCGCGATCAAATCCGGTATCACCGTGGCCGAGGTCACCTACAGCAACTCGATCAGCGTGGCCGAGCACGCCGTGATGCAGATCCTCACGCTGGTGCGCAACTTCGTCCCCTCGTACAAGTGGGTCATCGAGGGCGGCTGGAACATCGCCGACTGCGTGGAACGCGCCTACGACCTGGAGGGCATGGACGTCGGTGTCATCGCGGCGGGCCGCATCGGCCAGGCGGTCCTGCGCCGGCTGGCGCCGTTCGGGGTGCGGCTGCACTACTTCGACACCCGACGGCTGCCGCTGGAGCTGGAGCAGGAGCTGAATCTCACCTTCCACGATTCGGTCGAATCCCTGGTGTCCTCCGTCGACGTGGTGGACGTGCACGCTCCCCTGCACCCGTCGACCTACCACATGTTCGACGCCGATCTGCTGGCCACGATGCGCCGCGGCTCGTACATCGTGAACACCGCGCGCGCCGAGATCATGGTCCGCGACGATGTGGTGGCCGCCCTCGAATCGGGCCGCCTGGCCGGATACGCCGGCGATGTCTGGTACCCGCAGCCGCCGGCCGCCGACCACCCGTGGCGCACCATGCCCCACCACGCCATGACCCCGCACGTCTCCGGCACCACGCTGTCGGCGCAGGCCCGGTATGCGGCCGGTGCCCGGGAGATCCTGGAGGACTTCTTCGCCGGGTCCCCGATCCGCGACGAGTACCTCATCGTCGACGGAGGTGCGCTCGCCGGAGTCGGCGCGGCTTCGTACACCGCGGACGGCAAGGCCAGCCCTGGCGCCGGAGCCTGA
- a CDS encoding FUSC family protein, giving the protein MSWRSAVESMPARYRPDLRDGGHAFRVALALLVPGLLLIAWGRPELLVYAVFGAFAGMYGRGESGRPRIVHQIQAGGLLTLGELLGVMLAHQHAPPWVLVVVGVVFATFCSVLADAVRLRPAGPFFFLFAMGATATLPPSLAPPGQAVAICLATVLFAIVVGAIGRPDPFRGRPWWDGIALVVRRPARGVGTHALRYALAVGLAGGIGIMLGVDHANWAMAAAAVPLAVIDAGRPSDSEFRLVSGRAMHRIVGTFVGLLVAAGLLALDPGPAALALAAIALLFPTELYMARHYAVAIGFFTPLVMLMTELASPTDPIRMLTYRGVDTVIGVSAGILVALLVRSRPRRAGLGRPA; this is encoded by the coding sequence TTGTCCTGGCGCTCCGCCGTCGAATCCATGCCGGCGCGCTACCGGCCCGATCTGCGTGACGGCGGCCATGCCTTCCGGGTGGCGCTGGCATTGCTCGTGCCGGGACTGCTGCTGATCGCATGGGGCCGCCCTGAGTTGCTCGTCTATGCGGTGTTCGGCGCGTTCGCCGGGATGTACGGTCGCGGTGAGTCGGGCCGCCCGCGGATCGTGCACCAGATACAAGCCGGCGGCCTGCTCACGCTGGGCGAACTGCTGGGCGTCATGCTCGCGCATCAGCACGCGCCGCCGTGGGTCCTGGTGGTGGTCGGTGTCGTCTTCGCCACGTTCTGCTCCGTGCTGGCCGATGCGGTGCGACTGAGGCCCGCAGGACCGTTCTTCTTCCTGTTCGCGATGGGAGCCACCGCCACCCTGCCCCCGTCGCTTGCACCGCCCGGCCAGGCGGTGGCGATCTGCCTCGCTACCGTGCTGTTCGCGATCGTCGTCGGAGCCATCGGCCGCCCGGATCCGTTCCGCGGCCGTCCGTGGTGGGACGGGATCGCCCTGGTCGTCCGGCGTCCCGCTCGGGGCGTGGGGACGCACGCGTTGCGCTACGCCCTGGCCGTGGGGCTCGCCGGCGGTATCGGGATCATGTTGGGCGTCGACCACGCGAACTGGGCGATGGCCGCGGCCGCGGTTCCGCTCGCGGTGATCGATGCGGGTAGACCGTCCGATTCGGAGTTCCGGCTGGTGTCGGGGCGGGCGATGCACCGGATCGTGGGGACCTTCGTGGGTCTACTGGTGGCCGCCGGTCTCCTGGCCTTGGACCCCGGGCCCGCCGCGCTCGCGCTGGCGGCGATCGCCCTGCTGTTCCCGACGGAGCTGTACATGGCGCGGCACTACGCCGTTGCGATCGGCTTCTTCACCCCGCTGGTCATGCTGATGACCGAACTGGCCTCGCCCACCGACCCGATCCGAATGCTCACCTACCGCGGTGTGGACACGGTGATCGGGGTCAGTGCCGGCATCCTGGTGGCGTTGCTGGTGCGTAGCCGGCCCCGCCGGGCCGGGCTCGGTCGCCCGGCCTGA
- a CDS encoding Dyp-type peroxidase, with translation MKNVTRPQPVLTPLSTAAMFLVATIEQGRSAEVRDTLGDLSGLVRSVSFRYPDKRLALITSIGSDAWDGMFTGPRPRGLHPFVALDGPRHHAPSTPGDLLLHIKAESLDMCFELSSRIVAAFDGAITVIDEVHGFRFFDNRDLLGFVDGTENPSGEVAVAATTVGDEDPDFAGGSYVHVQKYLHDMAAWRALSVEDQEKVIGRTKLEDIEMDDDVKPANSHIALNVITDEQGNELKIVRQNMPFGQVGTAEFGTYFIGYARDPEVTERMLRNMFLGDPPGNTDRVLDFSTAHTGCLFFTPPADFLDDPPPAPAEADENSPTEPENPDGSLQIGSLKGSDR, from the coding sequence GTGAAAAATGTGACGCGCCCTCAACCGGTTCTCACACCGCTGTCCACGGCGGCGATGTTCCTCGTGGCCACCATCGAGCAAGGGCGATCCGCCGAAGTCCGCGATACGCTCGGCGACCTTTCGGGTCTCGTGCGGTCGGTCTCGTTCCGGTATCCGGACAAACGCCTCGCTCTCATCACCTCGATCGGCTCCGACGCCTGGGACGGCATGTTCACCGGACCACGACCGCGCGGGCTGCACCCGTTCGTCGCTCTCGACGGTCCGCGGCACCATGCCCCGTCGACCCCGGGCGATCTGCTGTTGCACATCAAGGCCGAATCGCTGGACATGTGCTTCGAGCTGTCGTCGCGGATCGTCGCTGCGTTCGACGGTGCGATCACTGTGATCGACGAGGTGCACGGCTTCCGGTTCTTCGACAACCGCGATCTGCTGGGCTTCGTCGACGGCACCGAGAACCCATCGGGCGAGGTGGCGGTGGCCGCGACCACGGTGGGCGACGAGGATCCCGACTTCGCGGGCGGCAGCTACGTGCACGTCCAGAAGTACCTGCACGACATGGCGGCCTGGCGGGCGCTCAGTGTGGAGGACCAGGAGAAGGTGATCGGCCGCACCAAACTCGAGGACATCGAGATGGACGACGACGTGAAACCGGCGAACTCGCACATCGCGCTCAACGTGATCACCGACGAGCAGGGCAACGAACTCAAGATCGTTCGACAGAACATGCCGTTCGGGCAGGTGGGCACCGCCGAGTTCGGCACCTACTTCATCGGCTACGCCCGCGACCCCGAGGTCACGGAACGGATGCTGCGCAACATGTTCCTGGGCGACCCTCCCGGCAACACCGACCGCGTGCTCGACTTCTCCACCGCGCACACCGGGTGCCTGTTCTTCACACCACCGGCAGACTTCCTCGACGATCCGCCGCCCGCGCCGGCCGAGGCCGACGAGAACTCCCCCACCGAACCGGAGAACCCGGACGGTTCCCTCCAGATCGGCAGCCTGAAAGGAAGCGATCGATGA
- a CDS encoding family 1 encapsulin nanocompartment shell protein — MNNLYRDLAPVTSAAWSEIETEATRTFKRNIAGRRVVDLGDPLGPTASAVGTGHLLEVGGPAEGVQAHLRDSRPLVRLRVPFTLSRKAIDSVERGAQDADWDPVKDAARSLAYAEDRAIFEGYPDASIPGIRTTAAGSDLKLPDDPRDIPDVVSQALSDLRLAGVDGPYSVLLSADVYTRVSETSDHGYPVREHLNRLVDGDIIWAPAIDGAFVLTTRGGDFDLRLGTDVEIGYLSHTADTVDLYLQETFTFLAYTPEAAVPLTA; from the coding sequence ATGAACAACCTGTACCGCGACCTCGCCCCCGTCACCTCCGCCGCGTGGTCGGAGATCGAGACCGAGGCCACCCGCACCTTCAAACGCAATATCGCCGGCCGCCGCGTCGTGGACCTCGGCGATCCGCTCGGCCCCACCGCCAGCGCGGTGGGCACCGGACACCTGCTCGAGGTCGGCGGTCCCGCCGAAGGCGTGCAAGCCCATCTGCGCGACAGTCGGCCGCTGGTGCGATTGCGTGTCCCGTTCACACTGAGCCGCAAAGCGATCGACTCGGTCGAGCGGGGCGCACAGGACGCCGACTGGGACCCGGTCAAGGATGCAGCACGCAGCCTGGCCTATGCGGAGGACCGCGCCATCTTCGAGGGCTACCCCGATGCTTCGATCCCCGGCATCCGCACCACCGCCGCCGGCAGCGATCTCAAGCTGCCCGACGATCCGCGCGATATCCCCGATGTGGTCTCGCAGGCCCTCTCCGACCTGCGGCTCGCCGGTGTCGACGGCCCGTATTCCGTACTGCTGTCGGCCGACGTGTACACCCGGGTGAGCGAGACCTCGGATCATGGCTACCCGGTCCGCGAGCACCTCAACCGCCTGGTCGATGGAGACATCATCTGGGCGCCCGCCATCGACGGCGCCTTCGTGCTCACTACTCGCGGCGGCGATTTCGACCTCCGGCTGGGCACCGACGTGGAGATCGGGTACCTCTCGCACACCGCCGACACCGTCGATTTGTACCTGCAGGAGACCTTCACCTTCCTGGCCTACACCCCCGAAGCCGCGGTGCCGCTCACCGCCTGA